Proteins encoded by one window of Erwinia pyrifoliae DSM 12163:
- the rpsI gene encoding 30S ribosomal protein S9 — translation MAENQNYGTGRRKSSSARVFIKPGSGNIVINQRSLEQYFGRETARMVVRQPLELLDMVGKFDLYITVKGGGISGQAGAIRHGITRALMEYDESLRGELRKAGFVTRDARQVERKKVGLRKARRRPQFSKR, via the coding sequence ATGGCTGAGAATCAAAACTACGGCACTGGTCGCCGCAAAAGCTCTTCCGCACGCGTCTTCATTAAGCCGGGTAGCGGTAACATCGTTATCAACCAGCGTTCATTAGAACAGTACTTCGGTCGCGAAACTGCCCGCATGGTAGTTCGTCAGCCGCTGGAACTGCTGGACATGGTCGGTAAATTCGATCTGTACATCACCGTTAAAGGTGGTGGTATCTCTGGTCAGGCTGGTGCGATCCGTCACGGTATCACACGCGCTCTGATGGAGTACGACGAGTCACTGCGTGGCGAACTGCGTAAAGCAGGCTTCGTTACTCGTGATGCTCGTCAGGTTGAACGTAAGAAAGTCGGTCTGCGTAAAGCACGTCGTCGTCCACAGTTCTCCAAACGTTAA
- the sspA gene encoding stringent starvation protein SspA, with product MAVAANKRSVMTLFSGPTDIFSHQVRIVLAEKGVSVEIEQVETDNLPQDLIDLNPYRTVPTLVDRELTLYESRIIMEYLDERFPHPPLMPVYPVARGESRLMMHRVEQDWYSLMRKVENGTAQEAEAARKQLREELLAIAPLFSRTPFFMSEEFSLVDCYLAPLLWRLPQMGIELLGAGSKELKGYMTRVFERDSFLASLTEAEREMRLHTRG from the coding sequence ATGGCTGTCGCTGCCAACAAACGTTCGGTAATGACGCTGTTTTCTGGTCCGACTGACATTTTTAGCCATCAGGTACGCATCGTACTGGCTGAAAAAGGCGTGAGCGTCGAGATCGAGCAGGTTGAAACGGATAATCTGCCACAGGATCTGATTGACCTCAACCCATACCGTACCGTACCCACCCTCGTTGATCGCGAGCTGACGCTGTACGAATCGCGCATCATCATGGAATATCTGGACGAACGTTTTCCACATCCACCGCTTATGCCGGTCTATCCGGTTGCGCGTGGCGAAAGCCGCCTGATGATGCACCGCGTCGAACAGGACTGGTACAGCCTGATGCGTAAAGTCGAAAACGGCACGGCGCAGGAAGCGGAAGCGGCGCGTAAGCAGCTGCGTGAAGAGCTGCTGGCCATCGCCCCACTGTTCTCGCGGACGCCTTTCTTTATGAGCGAGGAATTTAGCCTGGTTGACTGCTACCTGGCTCCGCTGCTGTGGCGCTTGCCGCAAATGGGTATCGAGCTGCTGGGTGCGGGTTCGAAAGAGCTGAAAGGCTATATGACTCGTGTATTCGAGCGTGACTCCTTCCTCGCTTCCCTGACGGAAGCGGAACGTGAAATGCGCCTGCACACGCGGGGCTGA
- the sspB gene encoding ClpXP protease specificity-enhancing factor, whose amino-acid sequence MEMSQLTARRPYLLRAFYDWLLDNDLTPHLVVDINLPDVMVPLEYARDGQIVLNIAPRAVGGLELGNDEVRFSARFGGVPRQVSVPLAAVLAIYARENGAGTMFEPEPVYDGSGEFQASNGENEAPETLMSVIDGDRPDDSVADDDGPDDEPPPRGGRPALRVVK is encoded by the coding sequence ATGGAAATGTCTCAACTGACCGCCCGCCGTCCCTATCTGCTGCGCGCTTTTTATGACTGGTTGCTTGACAACGATCTCACGCCGCATCTGGTCGTCGACATTAATCTGCCTGACGTAATGGTTCCGCTGGAATATGCGCGTGATGGTCAGATCGTTCTGAACATCGCGCCACGCGCGGTAGGGGGCCTGGAATTGGGCAATGACGAAGTCCGTTTCAGCGCACGTTTTGGCGGCGTTCCGCGCCAGGTTTCAGTCCCGCTTGCGGCCGTGCTGGCGATTTATGCCCGTGAAAACGGAGCCGGTACGATGTTTGAACCTGAGCCAGTGTACGATGGATCCGGTGAGTTTCAGGCGTCTAACGGCGAGAATGAAGCCCCGGAAACGCTGATGTCGGTGATTGACGGCGATCGTCCCGATGACAGCGTGGCCGACGACGATGGCCCTGATGATGAACCGCCTCCGCGCGGTGGGCGTCCGGCGCTGCGCGTGGTGAAATAA
- a CDS encoding Tc toxin subunit A, which produces MSEFYSLPESAPDILAKMPKAGHKSVFDIIKVSRAEFIKTIPDVDQSRADKVYRDAHQRAATLKSYFRSWQLRQEPVISGLKKLTSTPSDALHNTLVRNISGDGDFSDLMARSSEYADAASIQSLFSPGRYVTALYAVAKKLYDETSALAIDKRRPDLHKLVLSEISMSQEVSSLDVLLDVLLGQNGSALSSMSKRYFPMTLPYDDDLHQISASLGAQGRSLNGIWEKLTDTQRHSLTPSAYTGSAFQRVMSQRTDTSNSGKTFYLKANNSMVWLSDPVKTGSVFTAHMVLGEPDARDKGVAPLRFTVISTGSAEAMRLGLEGEVVFSLGTLKNAWLTGSAGQQNAKDDRFAALSDKTSGQELSIAITVNYDDSVMLRTSKGWIGIDENGGNTNRSQSLVLNASKDNALKFTLCEDQKGIRRVPPALRLPAKAPNPPTRTMLSLTPLCYQLLLNNHLQENDIQVHYGLSSATQLTAGQLATQLNHIPTFCQKTGLTFNQLLELTAQKNYKVGAGSPESRYLPESCYQRAQYPYGMVKVYIYGAAFLNATVYAKDAKTVLWVQPEVRDSSGKVTTPAALNFRDDTVITLAGNVEKLIRLRNTTGLSFEMLDWIIVNVSRAAGYKTPSLDANTLQTLAAYVGLTKRYGINANTFCSFIGAVNPYAPQQQKSEYERLFTSLDGTFTQPIQGRDAIIIGYSTREEKKQRALFCKAAGVTDDELTRILKYCDLKYNDKFDEYVAGRISRFGAIPRMLGLTFAEAECLWILLDGIPALYRLGSVNGLYALDLISRSEQLIAWMAENSLSLIQLQAMVSRQHSDTATPEMFTFLQNIYNSVNDETPASRSAAQDIALRQKLLRALAGGFGMKTNVTGLLTDWLAAIADFTLSAYWVDISQFFADESHVSVDLLQRNFSGLVMHTHRLSQLVVIIRWLDLSEQDLTLLTATPTQLDATLTRTPEPDLPLLLLLSRFKRWQSQVTVTSHEALRLLPLLAAAHTTAKEAAAKIATLHNLSENSVQSLGKLLFGKRGYPADFAQLRQLLNWMHTGQMLNVGSATLKDLLTMTHGDEQAEQSDLIARVAQSLTAGLTR; this is translated from the coding sequence ATGTCTGAATTTTATTCATTGCCAGAATCCGCGCCGGATATCCTGGCAAAAATGCCCAAAGCGGGCCATAAGTCAGTTTTTGATATTATTAAAGTCAGCCGGGCTGAGTTTATCAAAACCATTCCTGACGTTGACCAAAGCCGTGCAGACAAAGTTTATCGCGACGCCCACCAGCGTGCGGCAACGCTTAAGTCATATTTTCGTTCATGGCAATTGCGCCAGGAGCCGGTCATTTCGGGTTTAAAGAAACTGACCTCCACCCCATCTGATGCTCTGCATAATACGCTGGTACGCAATATCAGCGGTGACGGGGATTTCTCCGATCTGATGGCGCGCAGCAGCGAGTATGCCGACGCTGCTTCTATTCAGTCACTGTTTTCTCCGGGGCGCTATGTCACTGCGCTGTATGCCGTGGCAAAAAAGCTATATGACGAAACGTCAGCGCTGGCTATTGATAAGCGCCGCCCCGATCTGCATAAGCTTGTTCTCAGTGAAATCTCAATGAGTCAGGAGGTTAGCTCGCTGGATGTCCTGCTTGACGTGTTGCTGGGGCAAAACGGAAGCGCACTCAGCTCGATGTCGAAAAGATATTTTCCGATGACCCTGCCTTATGACGATGATCTACATCAAATCAGCGCGTCGCTAGGCGCCCAGGGACGTAGTCTGAACGGTATCTGGGAAAAGCTAACCGATACACAGCGCCACTCATTGACACCGTCAGCTTATACCGGCTCCGCCTTCCAACGCGTCATGAGCCAGCGAACGGATACCAGCAACAGCGGCAAGACATTTTACCTGAAAGCCAATAACAGCATGGTTTGGTTGTCCGATCCTGTCAAAACAGGTTCTGTGTTTACAGCCCACATGGTACTGGGAGAGCCTGATGCCAGAGATAAGGGCGTGGCTCCGCTCAGATTTACCGTTATATCCACCGGGTCTGCTGAAGCAATGCGACTCGGGCTTGAGGGGGAAGTGGTATTTAGCCTCGGCACGTTAAAAAATGCATGGCTCACAGGGTCGGCTGGCCAGCAGAATGCTAAGGATGACAGGTTTGCCGCTCTAAGCGATAAAACCAGCGGCCAGGAATTATCGATAGCCATCACTGTTAACTACGATGACAGCGTGATGCTGCGCACCAGCAAAGGCTGGATCGGCATTGATGAAAATGGCGGGAATACAAACCGAAGTCAATCTCTGGTGCTGAACGCCAGTAAGGACAACGCCCTGAAGTTCACCCTGTGTGAGGACCAGAAAGGTATTAGGCGGGTGCCCCCGGCTCTTCGGCTTCCAGCGAAAGCGCCAAATCCCCCGACGCGAACCATGCTGTCACTGACGCCGTTATGCTATCAGCTGCTGCTTAATAACCACCTGCAAGAAAATGATATTCAAGTTCACTATGGACTGAGCAGTGCAACCCAGCTTACCGCCGGTCAGCTGGCTACACAATTAAATCATATCCCCACTTTCTGCCAGAAAACCGGCCTGACGTTTAATCAGCTGCTGGAATTGACCGCCCAGAAAAATTATAAGGTCGGTGCAGGAAGCCCCGAATCACGTTACCTCCCCGAGAGCTGCTATCAAAGAGCTCAGTATCCTTACGGCATGGTAAAGGTATATATTTATGGTGCAGCATTCCTTAACGCTACTGTGTATGCTAAGGACGCAAAGACTGTTTTATGGGTACAGCCGGAAGTTCGTGATAGCTCAGGTAAAGTCACCACTCCGGCAGCGCTGAATTTTCGTGATGATACGGTCATTACTCTCGCCGGTAACGTAGAAAAACTGATCCGACTGCGTAATACCACCGGACTCTCCTTCGAGATGCTGGACTGGATAATCGTGAATGTCTCGCGGGCAGCGGGCTATAAAACGCCTTCACTGGATGCCAACACACTACAGACACTGGCCGCATATGTCGGGTTGACAAAACGCTATGGCATCAATGCAAATACCTTTTGCAGCTTTATCGGGGCGGTAAACCCGTATGCCCCTCAACAGCAAAAAAGCGAATATGAACGGTTATTTACTTCGTTAGACGGCACCTTCACTCAACCAATTCAAGGAAGAGATGCCATAATCATAGGCTATTCAACGCGCGAGGAAAAAAAGCAGCGCGCGCTATTCTGTAAAGCGGCGGGAGTCACCGATGATGAGCTGACCCGCATCCTGAAATACTGCGATCTGAAGTATAACGATAAGTTTGATGAGTATGTGGCCGGGCGTATCAGCCGTTTTGGTGCCATTCCACGTATGCTGGGGTTGACTTTTGCTGAGGCAGAGTGCCTTTGGATACTGCTGGACGGCATACCCGCATTATACCGCCTGGGGTCGGTCAACGGCCTGTATGCCCTGGATCTTATCAGCCGCAGCGAACAGCTTATCGCATGGATGGCGGAGAATAGTCTGAGCCTGATCCAGCTGCAGGCGATGGTTAGCCGTCAGCACAGTGATACCGCCACGCCAGAGATGTTCACCTTCCTGCAGAATATCTATAACAGCGTTAACGACGAGACGCCCGCCAGCCGCTCTGCCGCGCAGGACATTGCCCTGCGCCAGAAGCTGCTGCGTGCGCTGGCTGGCGGCTTCGGCATGAAAACCAATGTGACCGGGCTGCTCACCGACTGGCTGGCGGCCATTGCTGACTTCACATTGTCTGCTTACTGGGTTGATATCAGCCAGTTTTTTGCCGACGAGAGTCATGTCTCGGTCGACCTTCTGCAGCGCAATTTCTCTGGTCTGGTCATGCACACTCACCGTCTGAGCCAGCTGGTGGTCATTATCCGCTGGCTGGATCTCAGTGAGCAGGATTTGACGCTGCTGACAGCCACACCCACCCAGCTTGACGCCACTCTGACCCGTACCCCGGAGCCGGATCTGCCGCTGTTGTTGCTGTTGAGCCGCTTTAAGCGCTGGCAGAGCCAGGTCACGGTGACAAGCCATGAAGCCCTGCGCCTGCTGCCGTTACTGGCGGCAGCGCACACGACGGCTAAAGAGGCGGCGGCAAAAATTGCCACCCTGCACAATCTCAGTGAGAACAGCGTGCAGAGCCTGGGCAAGCTGTTGTTTGGTAAACGGGGATACCCTGCAGACTTTGCTCAACTGCGGCAGCTGCTGAACTGGATGCATACCGGGCAGATGCTGAACGTCGGCTCTGCCACCCTGAAAGACCTGCTGACTATGACGCACGGCGATGAGCAGGCTGAACAAAGCGACCTGATTGCCCGCGTGGCGCAAAGCCTGACCGCTGGCCTCACCCGCTGA
- a CDS encoding neuraminidase-like domain-containing protein, which yields MSVTLFNKNLKEARRDALVSHYLATRDFSSLPKGSSVKNADDLYEYLLLDTKVSDAVTTSRLAEATSSLQLFIHRALEGYDGELAKGASALLAQDAFLDNWDKYNKRYSTWAGKEKLRFYAANYVDPTLRSNKTELFKQLEEHLSQGKFSETQVVQAFNSYLSDYHRYANVTYLSVGNGHEEKVKYISAKANGKYYWRMVTLGEGYKPIKWGEWQPLPTAIDKALNDDVVVAWHENKITCGWNSIESIRLSDGKAQDAVFNHIWKMNCDNTWVYFSHAEKRFDTTPRTGMTTGHCRLEFRWEEAVNGLYEKVNGVLIYDLERNRVTLTIDDAHIIFHPDVQVFINNLSMSYESKKTIPWTGEVKIELKKRAGGKVLEAFTATLSPLSDGFYGYIKEGFVTRNSLREFSVTSSTATTNEYFSGQYPLSDLFTLECQSLFAKAGCWYYQNAAGKIITGGDAFSGPYCQYLWEIFFHIPFLIAARFATERRFDDAERWYKYIFNSAGYRDRNGKLLTNEKKNTRYWNCLPLEQDIVWDSFAAVPASTDPDVIASADPMHYKLAVFMGTLDLLIARGDAAYRTLERDTLTEAKMYYVQAQQLLGPRPDIRITSSWDNPMLYIAARDIAPPATRTAEPQTFSRWLKAGDSSEMGDGNFLPPCNDVLLAYWDKLDIRLWNLRHNLSLDGQPLNLPLFTTPADPAGLHRQQQGGDGAKYEVRPSDKSTTGWRYPLLADHARSAASLLTQFGNSLLSALERRDAEQLTLLLQTQQIAVLAQQQGIAGKNLDSLRASLESLRLSRASAELRKTHYGNLVNGDLSPAEQSGLTLRSNARTLQLLSQVPALAGGLLSALPNTFGLANGGGDLGAPFHAQAQILQAMAGASDQSAVINDITAGYQRRAEEWGLQRDIADREIGQLDAQIDSLKAQIAMQQKQIALTETESAHAQQLYKLQSSRFTSQALYNWMVSRLSTLYYQMYDATIPVCMQARTALIRELGEDKVHGLFRSAVWSDLYQGLLAGEGLTTELQKLNNVWLQYGALGLEATRTVSLAALRGEETGSLSAAVAKVLSNQNDSAENGVLKLENQIFSAQLDMSKLKLEQDYGATSNNKKLHIKSIAVTLPTLLGPYQDIAATLSVGNETATLSHGLQDSGRFITNLEDSRFQPFEGLDVTSVKAPLTLSIFSVKEADDDAAANQRAIVENLSDIIFHIRYIMR from the coding sequence ATGTCTGTCACCTTATTTAACAAAAATCTGAAAGAGGCGCGCCGCGATGCGCTGGTAAGCCACTATCTGGCGACCAGGGACTTCTCTTCGCTGCCGAAGGGTAGCAGTGTGAAGAATGCCGATGACCTGTATGAATATCTGCTGCTGGATACCAAAGTCAGCGATGCCGTCACCACCTCGCGTCTTGCTGAAGCGACCAGCAGCCTGCAGCTGTTTATCCACCGGGCGCTGGAAGGCTATGACGGTGAGCTGGCTAAGGGTGCCAGCGCGCTACTGGCGCAGGATGCCTTTCTTGATAACTGGGACAAATACAATAAGCGCTACAGCACCTGGGCAGGCAAGGAGAAGCTGCGCTTTTATGCCGCGAACTATGTAGACCCCACGCTGCGCAGCAATAAAACCGAGCTGTTTAAGCAGCTGGAAGAGCATCTGAGTCAGGGGAAATTTTCTGAAACCCAGGTCGTGCAGGCGTTCAATAGCTATCTCAGCGATTATCATCGCTATGCAAATGTCACCTACCTCAGTGTCGGGAACGGGCATGAGGAAAAAGTGAAGTATATATCCGCTAAAGCCAATGGGAAATATTATTGGCGGATGGTCACTTTGGGCGAAGGGTATAAGCCCATAAAATGGGGGGAGTGGCAGCCGTTACCTACCGCCATTGACAAGGCATTAAATGATGATGTCGTGGTAGCCTGGCATGAAAACAAAATAACCTGTGGGTGGAATTCAATAGAAAGTATACGGTTATCTGATGGGAAGGCTCAGGATGCTGTTTTCAATCATATATGGAAGATGAACTGCGACAACACATGGGTCTATTTTTCTCATGCTGAAAAGCGTTTTGATACTACACCTCGAACAGGTATGACTACTGGTCACTGTAGATTGGAATTCAGATGGGAGGAAGCAGTTAATGGACTATATGAGAAAGTCAATGGGGTATTAATTTATGATTTAGAAAGAAATCGCGTCACGCTGACAATTGATGATGCTCATATCATATTCCATCCAGATGTGCAAGTTTTTATAAATAATCTATCTATGAGTTATGAATCGAAAAAAACTATCCCCTGGACTGGTGAGGTTAAGATTGAACTTAAAAAACGTGCCGGAGGGAAGGTATTAGAGGCATTCACGGCAACACTCTCCCCACTATCCGATGGCTTTTACGGGTATATCAAAGAGGGTTTTGTTACGAGGAATTCTCTCAGAGAATTTAGCGTAACTTCCTCCACCGCTACAACAAACGAATATTTCAGTGGTCAGTACCCTCTTTCTGATTTGTTCACTCTCGAATGTCAGTCTTTATTTGCTAAAGCGGGTTGCTGGTATTACCAAAACGCAGCCGGAAAAATAATAACAGGCGGCGATGCCTTCTCCGGCCCTTACTGCCAGTACCTGTGGGAAATCTTTTTCCATATCCCGTTCCTGATAGCCGCCCGCTTTGCTACCGAGCGGCGCTTTGACGACGCAGAGCGCTGGTATAAATATATCTTTAACAGCGCCGGTTATCGCGATCGTAATGGCAAGCTGCTGACCAATGAAAAAAAGAATACGCGTTACTGGAATTGCCTCCCGCTGGAGCAGGATATCGTTTGGGACAGTTTCGCCGCTGTGCCAGCCAGTACTGACCCCGATGTGATTGCCAGCGCCGATCCGATGCACTACAAGCTGGCGGTTTTTATGGGCACGCTGGATCTGCTGATTGCCCGTGGCGATGCCGCTTACCGTACGCTGGAGCGTGATACCCTCACTGAGGCCAAAATGTATTACGTGCAGGCTCAGCAGCTGCTGGGGCCACGTCCGGATATTCGTATCACCAGCAGCTGGGATAACCCTATGCTGTATATAGCGGCCAGAGACATTGCCCCTCCCGCCACGCGTACGGCAGAGCCGCAGACGTTTTCCCGCTGGCTGAAGGCAGGAGACAGCAGTGAAATGGGCGATGGTAACTTCCTGCCACCCTGCAACGATGTGCTGCTGGCCTACTGGGATAAGCTTGATATCCGGCTGTGGAATCTGCGTCATAACCTGAGCCTTGATGGCCAGCCGCTTAATCTGCCGCTGTTTACCACCCCGGCCGATCCGGCCGGGCTGCATCGTCAGCAGCAGGGAGGCGATGGTGCAAAGTACGAGGTCAGGCCGTCAGATAAAAGCACTACCGGCTGGCGTTACCCGCTGCTGGCCGACCATGCGCGCAGTGCCGCCAGCCTGCTGACCCAGTTTGGCAACAGCCTGCTCAGTGCGCTGGAGCGCCGTGATGCTGAACAACTGACGCTGTTGCTGCAAACCCAGCAGATTGCGGTGCTGGCTCAGCAGCAGGGTATCGCCGGGAAAAACCTCGACAGCCTTCGTGCCAGCCTGGAGTCCCTGCGGCTGAGCCGCGCCAGCGCAGAGCTGCGTAAGACCCACTACGGCAATCTGGTTAACGGCGATCTCTCGCCCGCCGAGCAGTCCGGGCTGACGCTGCGTAGCAACGCCCGCACCCTGCAGCTGTTGTCCCAGGTACCAGCGCTTGCCGGCGGGTTGTTAAGCGCATTGCCTAACACCTTTGGTTTGGCGAATGGCGGCGGCGATTTAGGGGCACCGTTTCACGCGCAGGCTCAGATCCTCCAGGCAATGGCTGGTGCCAGCGATCAGTCCGCGGTGATCAACGATATTACCGCAGGCTATCAGCGTCGGGCAGAAGAGTGGGGGTTGCAGCGCGATATCGCTGACAGGGAGATCGGCCAGCTGGATGCCCAGATCGACAGTCTGAAGGCACAGATTGCCATGCAGCAGAAGCAGATCGCCCTGACGGAAACCGAGTCGGCCCATGCGCAGCAGTTGTACAAGCTACAGAGCAGCCGTTTCACCAGTCAGGCGCTGTATAACTGGATGGTCAGCCGACTGTCGACGCTTTACTACCAGATGTATGACGCCACCATCCCGGTATGCATGCAGGCGCGTACTGCGCTGATCCGCGAGCTGGGCGAAGATAAAGTGCACGGGCTGTTCAGATCCGCAGTGTGGAGCGATCTCTACCAGGGGCTGCTGGCCGGGGAAGGGCTGACCACCGAATTACAAAAGCTGAACAATGTCTGGCTACAATACGGTGCGCTGGGACTGGAAGCCACGCGTACGGTTTCGCTGGCGGCGCTGCGCGGCGAAGAGACGGGCAGCCTGAGTGCGGCGGTGGCGAAGGTGCTTAGTAACCAAAATGACAGCGCTGAAAATGGCGTCCTGAAGCTGGAGAACCAGATCTTCAGCGCGCAGCTGGATATGTCAAAGCTGAAACTGGAGCAGGATTACGGTGCCACCAGCAACAACAAAAAACTGCATATAAAAAGTATTGCCGTTACGCTACCCACCCTGCTGGGGCCGTATCAGGATATTGCCGCCACGCTTTCTGTAGGCAATGAGACGGCCACGCTGTCGCACGGGTTGCAGGACAGCGGACGCTTTATTACTAACCTTGAAGACAGTCGCTTCCAGCCGTTTGAAGGCCTGGACGTGACGAGCGTGAAAGCCCCCCTGACCCTCAGTATTTTTAGCGTGAAAGAGGCAGATGATGACGCCGCAGCGAACCAGCGAGCCATCGTTGAGAACCTGAGCGATATCATTTTCCATATTCGCTACATCATGCGCTAA